From a region of the Geothrix sp. 21YS21S-2 genome:
- a CDS encoding PocR ligand-binding domain-containing protein: MNVEDLKALIQGGGDGVEAWNRELDPGEWDLEVLLNAPVLQSLMEDYARITFTVTAILDLKGKVLVAVGWQDICTRFHRAHPECSRFCVESDLFLAGNVKRGEYVAYKCKSGLWDVVTPLFVSGTHMGNIYTGQFFYDDEVIDRAFFEDQAEAYGFDKEAYLAALDRVPRFSHGQVERLMDFLVKFTDLVSRFTLGNLRAAAFIREQSRSALALRRSEAALRGSQAMLALILDTIPQSVFWKDPDGRYLGCNKSFATSAGFSDPDKVIGKTDFDLPWTREETEAYRADDREVLASRRPKLRLSETLSLPDGRRLQLETSKVPLLDSDGNPFAVVGIFEDVTEMKSAEEQRRKLEVELDHFQKLESLGRLAGGVAHDMNNILAAIMSVTEILRVRHADVAGLGESLDLVDKASARGRDLVKTLVAFTRKEISQAVAIDVNELVRVEMGLLDRTLMKKYQLVMELGPDLPAVSGDPSSLASALMNLCVNAVDALSEGGHLKILTRRQGAAFVEMRVEDTGAGMTAEVLNRAVEPFFTTKPKGKGTGLGLSQVFNTARAHGGYLTIESEPGKGTRATLGLPCQPGISASPPADGTLRAEAALTILLVDDEDLIRSTMPMMLGFLGHRVTPVAGGKEALAYLENHEVPDLIILDMNMPGMTGLETWMEIRRTFRDIRILVATGFLEDRVASALAADPRAGAIAKPYSLHDFQSALARFRS; the protein is encoded by the coding sequence ATGAACGTGGAGGACCTCAAGGCGTTGATCCAGGGCGGCGGGGATGGGGTGGAGGCCTGGAACAGGGAACTGGATCCCGGCGAGTGGGACCTTGAAGTCCTGCTGAACGCCCCGGTACTGCAGTCGCTGATGGAGGACTATGCCAGGATCACCTTCACGGTCACGGCGATCCTCGACTTGAAGGGGAAGGTCCTGGTGGCGGTGGGTTGGCAGGACATCTGCACCCGGTTCCACCGGGCCCACCCGGAATGCTCCAGGTTCTGTGTGGAATCCGATCTCTTCCTGGCCGGGAATGTGAAGCGGGGCGAATATGTCGCCTACAAGTGCAAAAGCGGCCTCTGGGATGTCGTGACACCCCTGTTCGTGTCCGGCACGCACATGGGAAACATATACACGGGCCAGTTCTTCTACGATGACGAGGTCATCGACCGCGCGTTCTTCGAGGATCAGGCGGAGGCCTACGGGTTCGACAAGGAGGCCTATCTCGCGGCCCTGGATCGCGTGCCCCGCTTCAGCCATGGCCAGGTCGAACGGCTGATGGATTTCCTGGTGAAATTCACGGACCTGGTATCGAGATTCACCCTCGGCAATCTCCGTGCTGCCGCATTCATCCGGGAACAGTCCCGGTCGGCCCTGGCCCTGCGCAGGTCGGAAGCCGCACTGCGCGGAAGCCAGGCCATGCTTGCCTTGATCCTGGATACGATTCCCCAGTCGGTTTTCTGGAAGGACCCGGATGGGCGGTACCTGGGGTGCAACAAGTCCTTCGCCACTTCCGCGGGCTTTTCGGACCCTGATAAGGTCATCGGCAAGACGGACTTCGATCTTCCCTGGACCCGCGAGGAGACGGAAGCCTACCGGGCGGATGACAGGGAAGTGCTGGCCAGCCGTCGCCCCAAGCTGCGGCTTTCGGAAACGCTGAGCCTGCCGGATGGTCGTCGCCTGCAGCTGGAAACCTCCAAAGTCCCGCTCCTGGACTCCGACGGGAACCCCTTTGCGGTGGTCGGGATCTTCGAAGACGTGACGGAGATGAAGAGTGCCGAGGAGCAGCGGCGCAAGCTCGAGGTCGAGCTGGATCATTTCCAGAAGCTGGAGAGCCTGGGGCGCCTGGCCGGAGGCGTCGCCCACGACATGAACAACATTCTCGCCGCGATCATGTCGGTGACCGAGATCCTGCGGGTCAGGCACGCGGATGTCGCCGGCCTCGGGGAGTCCCTGGATCTCGTGGACAAGGCCTCGGCGCGCGGACGCGATCTGGTCAAGACGCTCGTCGCATTCACCCGCAAGGAGATCTCCCAGGCCGTGGCCATCGACGTCAATGAACTGGTCCGGGTGGAGATGGGGCTCCTGGACCGGACCCTCATGAAAAAGTATCAGCTCGTCATGGAGCTTGGACCGGACCTTCCGGCCGTGAGTGGGGACCCCAGCTCCTTGGCCAGCGCCCTCATGAACCTCTGCGTGAACGCCGTGGACGCCTTGAGCGAGGGCGGCCATCTGAAGATCCTCACCCGGAGGCAGGGGGCCGCCTTCGTGGAAATGCGTGTGGAAGATACGGGGGCGGGCATGACCGCCGAGGTATTGAATCGGGCCGTCGAGCCCTTCTTCACGACCAAGCCCAAAGGGAAGGGCACGGGCCTGGGGCTTTCACAGGTCTTCAACACCGCCCGGGCGCACGGCGGTTATCTGACGATCGAGAGCGAACCGGGCAAGGGCACCCGGGCTACCCTCGGACTGCCCTGCCAACCTGGCATTTCAGCCTCCCCACCCGCTGATGGGACCCTCCGGGCGGAGGCGGCCCTGACCATTCTCCTGGTGGATGACGAGGACCTCATCCGGTCCACCATGCCGATGATGCTGGGCTTCCTGGGGCACCGCGTGACTCCGGTGGCGGGCGGGAAGGAGGCCCTGGCCTACCTGGAGAACCATGAGGTTCCCGACCTGATCATCCTGGATATGAACATGCCGGGGATGACGGGCCTCGAAACCTGGATGGAGATCCGCAGGACGTTCAGGGACATCCGCATCCTGGTCGCCACGGGCTTCCTGGAAGACCGGGTGGCCAGTGCCCTGGCCGCGGACCCGCGGGCGGGTGCGATTGCCAAGCCTTATTCACTTCATGATTTCCAGTCCGCCCTGGCGCGGTTTCGTTCCTAG
- a CDS encoding aspartyl protease family protein, whose translation MILRPLLLLGSALPALAIPAALPSAQEVLAKAKEAMGGTAWDRVTHLSSRGALVTGGMNGTLEELECVTDGRNLSRYDLGVLKGANGFDGTTGWTEDGTGDVRLEPVEHPGEQNYLMMRAFWFPSRCKATIQHLGLRENRFHVLSITPEGARHAFELWVDSRTWLLDRVVKTEEGESETTFFQDYRVVSGLKLPFRVFTPKPDASKNTQVEYAAIAVNGPLTAKAFARPMLALSDFGLERGLESASVPLEFIGDHLFVMAFINGKGPFRFFLDTGGVNILTPTAAKALGLASKGSIEGHGTGEAAESFGITQVDRVQVGEAWMKDQRFLVIPSLEGIGRMMNLEVSGVVGYELLRRFIARVEYGPKRLTLYRPEGWRYAGKGFSLPFTFNGHHPRVKGELDGIAGLFDIDTGSGSTLDVYGPFAEKNRLKELAPKAITTVTGHGAGGEVRGHVIRARELKLGGATMRAPIVALSTTRSGAFADDSAAGNVGQGFLSRFDLTFDYRGQVIHLEPNANHGTPDHWSMTGMRCGAVDLGTVEQVFPDSPASEAGLQAGDNLLEINGEGMSHWNAIRLRDLFQWSEPGTRADLRVRRGEKVWNVTLVLRELL comes from the coding sequence ATGATCCTGCGTCCCCTCCTCCTCCTTGGATCCGCGCTTCCGGCCCTCGCAATTCCGGCCGCTCTGCCTTCGGCCCAGGAGGTGCTTGCGAAGGCCAAGGAGGCCATGGGGGGAACGGCCTGGGATCGGGTGACCCATCTGTCCTCGCGGGGCGCGCTGGTGACCGGGGGAATGAACGGCACTCTGGAAGAACTCGAATGCGTTACGGATGGCCGGAACCTCAGCCGCTACGACCTGGGGGTCCTGAAGGGCGCCAACGGCTTCGACGGCACCACGGGCTGGACGGAGGACGGCACGGGAGATGTGCGCCTGGAGCCGGTGGAACACCCCGGCGAGCAGAACTACCTGATGATGCGCGCCTTCTGGTTTCCCTCCCGATGCAAGGCCACGATCCAGCATCTGGGTCTGCGAGAGAACCGCTTCCATGTGCTTTCCATCACGCCGGAAGGGGCCAGGCATGCCTTCGAGCTCTGGGTGGACAGCCGGACCTGGCTCCTGGACCGGGTCGTGAAGACGGAGGAAGGCGAAAGCGAGACCACTTTCTTCCAGGACTACCGGGTCGTTTCAGGATTGAAGCTGCCCTTCAGGGTGTTCACCCCCAAGCCTGATGCATCCAAGAACACGCAGGTCGAGTACGCGGCCATCGCCGTGAACGGGCCGCTGACCGCGAAGGCCTTCGCCCGTCCCATGCTGGCGCTTTCCGATTTCGGCCTGGAGCGCGGGCTGGAGAGCGCGTCCGTGCCCCTGGAATTCATCGGAGACCATCTCTTTGTGATGGCCTTCATCAATGGCAAAGGTCCGTTCCGTTTCTTCCTGGATACGGGGGGCGTGAACATCCTCACTCCCACCGCGGCAAAGGCGCTGGGCTTGGCAAGCAAGGGCAGCATCGAGGGGCACGGAACCGGCGAGGCCGCCGAATCCTTCGGAATCACCCAGGTGGACCGCGTGCAGGTCGGCGAGGCCTGGATGAAGGACCAGCGGTTCCTGGTCATTCCGAGCCTTGAAGGCATCGGCAGGATGATGAACCTGGAGGTGTCCGGTGTCGTGGGCTATGAACTGCTGCGCCGGTTCATCGCCCGGGTGGAGTACGGCCCGAAGCGCCTCACCCTGTACCGGCCCGAAGGATGGCGCTATGCGGGCAAGGGCTTCAGTCTTCCCTTCACCTTCAACGGCCATCACCCCAGGGTGAAGGGTGAACTGGACGGCATCGCCGGACTCTTCGACATCGACACGGGGTCGGGGTCCACCCTGGACGTCTACGGCCCCTTCGCGGAGAAAAACCGCCTGAAGGAACTTGCGCCGAAGGCCATCACCACCGTCACCGGACATGGGGCGGGAGGGGAGGTGCGGGGCCATGTGATCCGTGCCCGTGAACTGAAGCTGGGCGGCGCCACGATGAGGGCCCCCATCGTGGCACTCTCCACCACCCGGTCCGGAGCCTTCGCGGACGATTCCGCAGCCGGCAACGTGGGGCAGGGGTTCCTGTCCCGGTTCGACCTCACCTTCGACTACCGAGGCCAGGTGATCCATCTCGAGCCGAACGCCAACCACGGGACGCCCGATCACTGGAGCATGACAGGCATGAGATGCGGCGCCGTGGACCTCGGCACGGTGGAGCAGGTCTTTCCGGACTCTCCGGCCTCCGAAGCCGGGCTCCAGGCGGGGGACAATCTGCTGGAGATCAACGGAGAAGGCATGAGCCATTGGAATGCCATCCGCCTTCGCGACCTGTTCCAGTGGTCCGAACCGGGGACCAGGGCGGACCTCCGGGTCCGGCGCGGCGAAAAAGTCTGGAACGTCACCCTGGTCCTGCGCGAGCTGCTCTAG